The genomic stretch tttataaatgcgATTGTTGAATTctgtataaattaattaaatgaaatgttACGCGCTGCGTTACAATGATATTCTGCATTTGTATTAAGAATGTTAATGGAGTAGGGGTGGTATAAAAAGGAATTACTTTCAAATGTTACATATACACCGcattttatttaaacatttaAAATGTTACAAAATGCTATATATAAccgagtttttatttatttattcttttttttttatcgtcctCGTCATCAATATTTAACCAGTTTACAATATACGTAAAGGAATTTCTCTTTATACCATTAACCTGGAAGTAATCACTGACCATCATACTTCTGTTTTCATcattattcatcaaatttcatcgGAGTTGTCTatttacagtaaaaataatacaattagatgtgaaaaaaaaattgtttaaatcaaATGACGAAAGCGCTTACGGTACAAACCGCAGCGTAAATTTTACGACACGTAAAGTGCGGTAAATTTGATCAAGTTCAATTatgattaatatattattcatcTTCAATTATGTTGACTCTACTCATCATAGGCTGCTAACTGCACGGAATGATCTAGCGAAGAAAATTTCGTCTCCTACCCGATAAAACTCTTCTGACATAATTTGAACAAGACGACgcaaatacaaaatttcacgAGTATTTTCACTCTTTTATAGTTAGATCAATCAATAATGTGTTCATCTTACAGTTGTTACTTGTAGaagtaatttgtttttttttttcgtaaaaagataaatagaaactggaattttttcagcatcgtacgatatttttaaaaatcttttgtgTTCTTTTACgtgacaataataacaacacgaTTATGTAGCCAGACACGATTCAACATATGCAAAtgcgaaggaaaaaaaataaataaataaaaataatcgtggGACCCCTACCTCGTAAAATAAGTGCGTAAAATGAATTGCGTTGTAAATGAAGCGGCCCTCGCTGCAGTTTTATACACACGACCATAGCTTTCCACGTGATAAATTGTCACCACCACAATTTATACTTTCAATATTTCTACTAATCATAATTGTCattaatttacatatttaaaaaCTAGTTTGTATGATTCCGTTTCTTGGGCTAGATCGCAGCGGTGTGAGTAGGGCTTGGGATCCAATATTTACTGATCTATTTGCTGTTTGAATTTGACTTGAGAAAGAATAACCATTCGGCACGTCAATCTGGTTGCAGGGTTGTTTCAGGGGAAATCACagtcattgaaatttattatttttttccccaaatgCGATTGACACACACCACGGCGTCGTTCGTTTGGACGAAACGCATTTATACAGATACATAAGCACTCCACTGTTTATGCAGCTAAGGAAGTTAAACTGTAATGGCGATCGTGGACTGACTGCGTTTCAAAGTTGTTTATTATTCGATCGTAAATGTATTGAGTCAAAACCTGTACcacagaaatgaaataaaacaagttttgtatttcttttttgaaaagaaactgAAAGTTTACATGAGAAAAGTCGAAACCGTATTTATGTGCTTAATTAATTCACGTTGTAGACGCAAAATACCAAACAATTGTTACAACTGTGAAGTTCTGTTAAAACTATCTCTTTCGGAAACAAACCCAATTCTTCGTATAATGTTTTTGAGATTGGAACGGttgtaagaaagaaagaaatacaatatacatatacacgtgcATCTCtctttaattaattacaactTTTGTTACAACAGTCCCACTCAAATAAACAACAGTTATacttttatatatacctataattctGAAGATCGgaacaaatatgtatattacatactCTTAAACGTAAGCTGTGATAATTTTTCCGTGAACAATACTCGCATGATTCGCCTCAGAATAATTAATACGCAGCGGGGatagaacaatttttttcttctttaattaCCCCATTGTTCCGAATATATGCCGAGGTTTTTTGCCGTTGACAGCACCCGCCAAAATGGACCATCTTATACGCGAACTCGTCTTATGTGCGGACAACTACGAAAAACACCCTGAAATATCGTCTCAAAATTGGGGGTCGTCTTATATTCGAAACAATACggcatatgtatattgtaaatgtaatttttgtcgAATATATTTctgtgtcaatttttttttagtcattctTCTCACACAACAGAGACATTGACATTTAATGTTTCTCATTTAAAATTCGACacgttacagaaaaaaaaaacaaagtaacGTAATTCGgtgtgaattttcaaaggcaaatatactttatttttccacAGATGCATAAACCAGCCAACTTCGGAAATGCACGTTTCGCAACGTACTTAGCAGCTTAAACATTTCCAGTGCTTGTATCGTTCCGACCTGTCCTCCAAGTGGATCAGCAGTAGCTATTGCAAATAAActaatttttcttgtaatgTCGGCTCTGTGTGCTTTTGctaacaattaaaaatttcctattacttattattaatgtttttttttttcttttaaaattcaattcacattattatagtatataataattaattaattgtaatagtGTCATTATAATTCGTAATAATATACAACATTTGTCAATAAATCATTTATCCTAGAACCCACAAATCTCATTGATTTTTAGTCGTATTCTGTCGCTCTCTATCTTTCGCACTCGCTCATATCTCTTTCTCATTTGTTCCTTCCCTTATGCACATACAATTGTTTTTGTGTCGTATTTCTCTTTTACTTCTCATTACACATACATGCACGCACTCGCTCTGTGGGACTGTACTGGCTTCACACGTGGCTTATCCAAATAATTcatgaattgatttttatgtgtatgtttcgatatatatatatatatatacgtatatacacatatgatagggtggtccttatttagaatgttagaaaattttttcaggacCACCCTctaaatcaacttcaaataatttaaaaacaattccttaattttttcacatgtttaTCCCAGCTCTAATCCTTTCGTTCAACAAAGTGGATTTCCCcatttaaaatacacgtgttttGGACACATTCTCAGTATATGGagagagtaataatattcaaaaaaaaatttgataaaaaattcacatcatcATACCAAGTAATCTAGAGAAATTGCACACcaactaaataaaaaaaaaaattagattttgagATTAGTGGGTGTGCAATTCGTTGAGACTGTATGGtatgatgtgaattttttatcaagtagCACTAGTGCCTACTGAAACTTCGCAGTTAcagttttttgtgaaaatcaaTACTCTCACAGTAAAATATACACTGAGAACGTGTCTgaaacacgtgtattttaaataGGGAAATCCACCCTCTTAACGGAAGGGGTTCGAGTTGAGataaaagtctgaaaaaattaagcaattgttttaaaaatatttgaagtttATCGGAGAAGCGgcccgaaaaaaatttgtcaacacCCAAAGTAAGGACCaccataatatgtatacatataaatgtgATTTCCCTCATTTTtcaatgtatattttatacctaAGTTCGCTTTtatgtatagtatgtatacgattttcattctttatttatttcttatatacataaatcaaAAGGACACGAAATCATTACGTTCCTATACGACGAGCGAGAGATACTAAATAATTACTGTGATGATTAAACGCCGTGTATGTGTTTATACCTGTTTCCGCGTGCTCTACGGGTAAATAGAGGTGATGCGTTCAATGAAAAAGTGATGATTTTGTACGTAACATTATCCGTAACAATTTAGTTGACTCTTAACATTCTACGAACCTGCTCAAATTGGTataaacttttctttcttggattattttcatcataaattgaaatcaatatttcaatttattccaaCAAGGGAAAATATGAGAGGACAATACAAGAGTTTTGTCAGCTCtccaataaattgaaaaataaaaataataataaaatttaagaacTCATTAAAACACCGATAGAACAGATTAATGTACTTGAAATTAGCGAGTGTTGAGGATGAGAAGAATATTCAAGTGACATCTATTTAGAATCGTGTTCTactataaattaattacaagaATAATAGgtatattgttaaaaaaaaagcaattttttgtGATGCATCAGATTTTCCTGAGAAtctatgattattttttttttcttatttagaACAATTCGTTTCTCGTATTTCTTATGATTAAGTGGTGACCCAGGATCATCGAAATTAACACACTCAAGACAAAACGCTAGTATGCGCGGAATATATTTATGTTCAGATACATATGGATAAAATTTGTTCGagataaaaaatcaagatCCACGTTTATCGAACGAAAGAATTCAATTTTAGAATTAGGATGCTAGTATGAGACGTTTTTATAtgtagtgaaaaaagaaactgacgTTTAGTTACTTTTTCCTCCAGCTAAGGCCCATAATTACTAAAGTTAAAATTCCCATCGCCGAACGAGCGACTCGTCATTGCACGTGATTTTCGATTATTCCATTTCGAACAAATCagattttcttcaaaagagcgcgtgtgtgtgtaatatatCTATTATACAACTAACTGGGCAATTAAAAGAGAGCTAACCCAAAGGAGCATGGAAACTGAGAACACAACGCGTTCATGAATAAGGtagtaaaaaaataggaaCAAATACAACGAGGAACATGACcaacacatacatacatacatatatatatatatatatatatatatatatatatatacacatatatatatatatatatatgtatatacgtataacataaTTCACTCGTAAGGAACTTCGTATTAATGagttaattaatattcataattagTGTTTGTGTCGAACGATTCACTATGAGCGTATGTTTGGGCCACCACGCAAAAAATATCGTACTACGTGTTGTTGCTGTTTAGATTTGATTGGTTACTTTTCAAGAATTCGACAGCAATGAGTATGAGGAACGAATGAATCGTGTCACCTATGAATGGCAACGtgtgtgatgaaaaattgtataaagtaATAATGCCTCCTGCCATTCTATCGATCTTTTTCTACACTGTCGCGTTTTAATGCACTATCGTACGTGTTTGTTtgattgtttctttctttctttctttttcttactgaATTACATGTAGTTAGCATTTGCAATCACTTATTACCCTCAAAGGAAAGATTtgttgtgtgaaaaaaaaaaacataaaaataccCACACGCGTTTGTAAttggttgaataaaatttaaagagacgaaaaacaaaagcaaTAAAATTCGTCAGTTAGTtttcttccactttttttGTTGATAGAGTGTTGTTTTCTTCtgcctttcttcttcttttctcaggCAGAAAGGCCTGTACTGAGTAGCGTCCACTTGGGCAATTTTACCTTCTGCCAGAAAATGGGAAAGAAGAAACGGAGAAAAGCTCCGTAAATTGTTTGAatgtctctctttctttctcactttctctcactttctctctctctcactcactctttttctctcgcttTTTCGGCCGCTCATACTCTCGCAATTCACAATACATACTTACATGCTAAATCTCTtacgatattatatttatttatttaatctaTAATTATATCAATACTGTTGACGGATAAGAGATTCATTCACAGCTCGCGCCAGAGCGGGAATCGTCTCTGTGACGtgcatattatttttacttttagttttatttttatcttttttacttcattttatttcttattatttttaattttcttttgtcaCTTTAGTCACTTTTCGGGTTTATCACACGCTAATAAAGCTTACCCTCACTACCTCTGTCTTTGAATTTGTTAATCTTCAAGCAGCAGTAGAGTATGTAGAGTAAGCACCATTTACAATAATCTCCATCAGAGGCCAGGTTGCTTCATTCGTAATTTATCGACCAGACCAGGCCAAGTAGACAGTCAGGAATATCGTCGTAAGCAAGCATGTTATCTGTCGTAACTTGATATACTGTtcccaatattttttcaatatatttacgTGTATCAATAACTCCTCGAAAGAATATCTTATTCACGAACACATATGCATGTTTTGTTCAAGCTTCAAATGTCAGCTCTCAGGTTTGAATAGACATATCGTTACAtacatttcttttactttttttcttctaacatGTTTAGATTCTTCAATTCACCACTGTGCACAGGAAATAATAGGTATTAGTGGTAGCATGATTTGCTTAAGGATTTCTCATGGATGAAATATGGATAATTAATTCATCATagattaattaaaatcatcATTGAGtttaaaactttattttctttagtcgaataattgaaaatgtacGCCTGTCTTCTTCGTTTCTGTTATCCTATCTCGACTCctggaaagaattttcaagttaCGCTGACACCCATGCTTGTCCCTCGTTAAAAAACAAACTCAGGAGACgactagaagaaaaaaaaaaaaaaaaaaaaaaactgtgatcACTGAATCCATTGTCTAGCCCTCGACAGTTGGATGTAGAAGAAGAGAAGTCGATGCAACGCCGTTTGCGTTGTCTTCGCTGTTGTTTTCCTTTCTGTACATATCTTCATCGTTCAAACATGACTTCGCTGTGCCAATAAATACTCGAGTTGTAGGTAGAGCAGCTGTTGCACCAAACTCTGCAGAGGGGCCTGACCTTGTCCTTGACCTTGACCTTGCTGAATCGGCTGCGTCAAACCCCCACCAGTAGGCTGAGCAGATGGCGACAACATCGTACCTGGCCCAGACTCGGAGAGCAACGAATGTTGCTGCGCCTGAGCTAGTCTCGAAGCTTCCATTTCCACGGCAGGAGAATGCAGAGatggaggaggaagaggaggaggaggaggtggaggtggtggaggATTATGGTTGCTCTCAGGGATCGACGAAAGGTTTTGGGGAGGATGCGGAGGTATTGCAGGAAGAACACCGACGTGTGACAGACGATGATGAGAAGGACCTAGGTAGGAAGGAGAGATGTGAAGGTTCTCGCCCCGCTAGGGAGCCATGTTCTTGGGCCTGCGCCCCCGTCGCCCCCTGGTGGGGGGGCGCGGGGACTCCTGGCCTCACTGACTCACAGCGGGGCTTTTTTTGTCTTGCTGTTGCTGGTTGGCATCTTGCGAACCCTGAACCCCAGCTCCGCCGCCGCCCTGCGACCCTTGGACTccctggaaaaaaatcaacagttTTCTCCGTTTAACTGATATGCCATTTCAGTGGCGAAGAACATTAGAAATGGATTTAAAAAAGACATCGGAATTTCAATCACTTTCAACGTTCTAATGATgaaacttttctcaaattattgatatctCATCTTGTTTCATTGAAGTTCATAATAATCGGTGCAAATAACATTGCTgacgattttttcaacggtttcttctcttttcccaACTTTCGATTTAAACTCTAAGGCTCATTCGTCAATAATTAAGCTTTCAAGCACGGTACATACACTAGACGAATAAGAAGTGTCCAGTTTATCaggagtttgaaaatttccaggcATTAAGAAGCGCCGTAATACCAAACTTCATGACATTCTAGTTACCTGATTTCCCGGACCACCTTGTGGCGGACCAGGACCGCGATCTGGAGGCCAAGAATTTCCTGCATTTGGCTCGGAGTGAAATTGGTGAGGATGCGGTGGCGGACCTCCGGACGTATCGTGACTGTGGGGATCTAAGCTATTAGCCGCGTCGTATTGCGTGTTTTCCAATCGTGTGATTAACCGTTCGTCTTCGTCGCCAAATTCACCACCCATCAAGGAAGGCTCACCGACGACCATTACGTCCTgcgaattaaaaagaaaaaagttttgtgaTTAGTAAGTGATTGGAATACATCTCCCattgagaaaatgaatttccaaACAATTACGGTTAACTGTAAAATGTTGTTTTCCGTACCTGGGACGCCAATGAAAAATTAGGGCCTGGGGACCTTTTTTTACTAGGTGCTGGTGGTGCGTTATTACCTGGACCAGACGCGCTGGCCTTTCGCTTTCTTCTCTTATTCGCCGGCCTCTGTGACTCTGTAAATAATATCTGTTTAGTATATCACTCACCTGTATTAGCTACGGGGAAAAATAAGCAGTTACTAATACAATATCACTACCTAGCTGTGGACCTTTATTTCAATCAAAGGTCTCTGATATATGCTTGTTAGTTACAGGCACACATGCAGCGACAAATAGATACTTCACGTTTTATACGCCACACAATTTTAccgataatatatgtatatttatatacacaagtGCGCATTTCTAATATCCCGATCATGCCGTATCGTATCCAAGGTTCCAAGATCTCATTCTCTATGctaaaggaaattttttttttttttttttaaactgcctAATTaaacacaagttttttttttttttaattccaattattgaatcaattttcaaatataggTATTAAGATTTTAAACAGTTTATCTCGCAAAACTGTAGTATTGGGTACGGAAAAAAGTCTCTTCGTACGTACTATTCTTGGGGaagaacagaaataaaaaataaaaactgaaaatatccACTTCCAAGATGTACACAGTTGGTAAACGTTTCTCAGACTCGCAATATTGACAATAACCATTGACAAACAAGAGAGAATATAGCGAATAGATATTAGAGTCAAGAGTAATGAAAAgtaagaaagtgaaaaagaaagaaagagaatggCTCTTGAGACCAAGTATTTTCGAGCTAAATGTAACAATGTTATACACGCGAAAAGAACATATATACGCAGTGTACTCGTATATTGAACGAATTGTAAACAAATGTTGGTTCACAGTTTGCAAAATTGTAGTAGTATGTGGCCCAGCGGCCAGCTGTTCTCATGTAAAGCATCTGTCCGTCTACCTCTCTTACCCGGCGGGGCAACCATCCTCTGCCACTTCTGGAATAGAGTTGTCTTGAGACAGTCTCGGGGCGATAACGCGTAAGCTTTGTGCCTTGACATCAGTTCCTGCATCGGTTCAAGTATGACGCataactgcaaaaaaaaagaagaacaatcaaatgaaaaataagtaataaaatgATCGAAACTATTTCGATTGGAATCTAGGAACTTAAGGTGATGTTTTCAGGTCTTTCTCTCACGGATGGACGGATGGTCAGATACTTACCCTTAAATAATTGAGGGTAGAATTTGTGATTCCTTGTCTCGTGATATTTTTGCTCAACTGTTCAAGCATCGTGGGATCCTGTTGCGCCGTATGCATACCGACCACAGATCGGGGAACCAGCTCTCGATGTGTTCTCACCGACATATGCCACGACTTTATCCTCATCAGGTCGTCGAATGTGAATTCCAATATTAGCCTACCCTCTGTACAGACCTGGAATAGGTAAATTTCAAACTGAATTTCATGATCCAAAAAAACAGTGGTATTCAGTGTTTATACTCTTCAATGAAGACATCGATGGTTAGTACCCTCCGAATGTATCCATTGCCAAATACTTATCAACTGGGAAGTATAACGCTTTGAAAGGTCCgtgttcattttcttttttctcttcaatttaaACATTTCAATTGTATTCTCTAAACAGTAACGAGGGCAAATAATAAACGTCCAACGAACGCAATACCTACCAATTATATGATACATATAAATGCACAAGTAAATTGCATACCTTAGTGAACATAGGTTTCCCATGATGGGTGACCATGACACAGTGATCACAGTCCAGTGTTATACTAGTGTTGTGAAACGATTCCTTCGGGTGtttcatattataataaagCTCCGTAACACCGCCCTCAAATATCGAACGGAAGTACCTCGGTATTAACGTCCTTCCTATCGCTGTGaaagaaaataggaaaaaacatTGTTTAAAATACGAAGCGTATCGTGAATTGATTTCGTCAAAGTACAAGGgctaaaattttcgtcactaTAAAAACTATTCCATATGTACTATTAATTTGTATCAAACATCCTAAGCCAAcaaggaatataaaaaatgttgactgTGGAACTTACTATATCTCTTAGGTCCATCTTCTAAACAAAACGTTAGCGTGAGGGTCGCGTCGTCTTCAAAAAACTCAGTCGCAAACGCGTCCCACCAAAGGTTGTCGCTTTCCTGAAAAcacagaagaaagaaaaaaaaaaacacaacattAATAAAAAAGACGTAAAAAGATCGTTCTGTAGATTCTCGTGTGTTTTCACCTAAATCACATAAGTGTCtggtaataaaattctatcgatatatacgtacaatgtacataagtagaaagagaaaagggaGGGTGGTTTCACCGAAGTAAAACGGCAGAAGTTGGGGGGTAAAGTGAGCCGAGTAGATCACGACTCGGTCCTGAATAACGCATGAATACCTACACGACTCTTGCATTCTGGATCGAAATTATTATGGATTACAACGAAACTCCGTGACATTTGCAACAACTTCAAGGGTATAAGTTTTCTCCGTTTCTtacgattatttctttcttctcctctacttcgagaagaaaggaaaaaaaaattcatacagtTGCTTACTTATTAATTTTCTCCTCAACGAAGAGGCAAATATATCGTGAAACCCTAATTGCCTGTTGAGATCACGGTTGCCTATTTCTTACATAGTATTGCTTATGTACAATAATTTATCAGAGAATCAAAGGGCAAAGGGCAACGGTGCAAAAGGCAAGACTgagtatatgtatttatatatttatagtatgaattgaaaaaaaaaaaaaaaaaaaaaaacaaataccaccgaaaaaattaaaataaaaaacaaacgaccGCCTCTAACGTGTGTAATAactaaataaaatgagaaacatacatatttatgctatacatataaatgtacACAAGTGCATATATCATCGAAGGAACTATAATGGATgagtataataaaaagtatataaagcgtggaataaaaataacatcgaTCAAAACGTCAGGCGGGTTATCGTCGTCGCGGGGGCTGAGggtgtagaaaaattttcacatcttATATACACATGCGtgcgttagaaaaaaaattacttaaaaTAGATTTATGAAGTAATGTGTACCTGTCACCGTTTCGTCCCTTCGTATCGTACTTTCTCGGGTATGTATAATAggcaggaagaagaagaaaaaaaaaagaaataaaaatatattgtcgCAAATGTGGAAcacaataaaaagtaaaataaaattttctactgcATGCTGCATAC from Diprion similis isolate iyDipSimi1 chromosome 12, iyDipSimi1.1, whole genome shotgun sequence encodes the following:
- the LOC124413179 gene encoding LIM domain-binding protein 2 isoform X2; this translates as MPVRVAQRPASGILHSGVSSVPAGGGGPNSVLGSGVSGTSGRCLGGPPSAILSPPLGSVVNSGAANPLQAMASAAASLTQLNNMANGPLPPLGSGPGGPSLPPPQPTTTPTHGGGGPPTPHGVSGPHLNGASPSPHPMPPHGMMGGSPHPHPHMGGGGPSPHPHHPGAPHMVGSPHHPAGPPHMQMGPGGPVGMQGPQGGPGMCGPGGPGPMGPHPHPQGPGVPGQPPHMHNDPFYCSPFGSPYYRSLPVPRRHTPYFGQPDYRLYELNKRLQQRTEESDNLWWDAFATEFFEDDATLTLTFCLEDGPKRYTIGRTLIPRYFRSIFEGGVTELYYNMKHPKESFHNTSITLDCDHCVMVTHHGKPMFTKDEIQFEIYLFQVCTEGRLILEFTFDDLMRIKSWHMSVRTHRELVPRSVVGMHTAQQDPTMLEQLSKNITRQGITNSTLNYLRLCVILEPMQELMSRHKAYALSPRDCLKTTLFQKWQRMVAPPESQRPANKRRKRKASASGPGNNAPPAPSKKRSPGPNFSLASQDVMVVGEPSLMGGEFGDEDERLITRLENTQYDAANSLDPHSHDTSGGPPPHPHQFHSEPNAGNSWPPDRGPGPPQGGPGNQIFFQGVQGSQGGGGAGVQGSQDANQQQQDKKSPAVSQ